The following proteins are encoded in a genomic region of Lachnospiraceae bacterium KM106-2:
- a CDS encoding N-acetyl-D-glucosamine ABC transport system, sugar-binding protein: MNMYYLRRNKKIIVISLIFISILTFCYALKITNTTDTSSVQQTSSNSKKIILDYYIWDDEESYLSPVIEAYNTLQSSVTVKLHLLNSNYYDDHIDELLSSNLKIDLIGIKGISKMVQVKDKLVDLTSYIRNNDMDVTAYGSMFNDIAVDNKYYGIPTRNTSWALIYNKTLFDQAGLPYPKQMTWNEYRTLAKKLTKGSGKNKIYGGYWVPWCFNFAALQHSSYLIDDDLSYTRQSLELLNTFYNLDGSHMSYAQMDQDNVDVRSEFEAGKIAMMPQGEWIVNMLLQDQQKGLTKVNWDIAPIPVFKDQSSGITWGQYQFVSIPKYCAHPKEAFQFIQFLCGEEGAKIYAQHGIIHAYSNDEIKSLYLKTVGKKNASIFFQTKKVQEQLALSGYDDILESFKSCAKQYLLGKKSLDQVMNDFDRIRRKRLKSN; the protein is encoded by the coding sequence ATGAATATGTATTACCTAAGACGTAATAAAAAAATAATTGTTATTTCACTTATTTTTATCAGTATCCTTACCTTCTGCTACGCACTAAAAATAACGAATACTACGGATACTTCCTCTGTGCAGCAGACTAGTTCTAATTCCAAAAAGATCATTCTGGACTATTATATCTGGGATGATGAAGAATCCTATCTTTCTCCCGTTATTGAAGCTTACAATACCTTGCAATCATCCGTTACTGTCAAACTTCATCTTCTAAACAGCAACTATTACGATGACCATATTGATGAACTACTATCCTCAAATCTTAAAATCGATCTGATCGGAATCAAAGGAATCTCTAAAATGGTTCAAGTAAAAGATAAATTAGTAGATCTGACCTCATACATACGAAACAATGATATGGATGTAACTGCCTATGGAAGCATGTTCAATGATATTGCTGTGGATAATAAATATTATGGAATTCCAACCCGTAATACGAGCTGGGCACTCATTTATAATAAAACTCTTTTTGATCAAGCCGGTCTCCCCTACCCAAAACAAATGACTTGGAACGAATATCGGACCCTCGCCAAAAAGCTGACTAAAGGTTCTGGAAAAAATAAAATCTATGGTGGATACTGGGTTCCCTGGTGTTTTAACTTTGCTGCTCTGCAACACTCTTCTTATTTGATCGATGACGATCTCTCTTATACAAGACAATCCTTAGAGCTATTAAATACCTTTTACAATCTAGATGGTTCTCATATGAGTTATGCTCAGATGGATCAAGATAATGTGGATGTCCGCAGCGAATTTGAAGCTGGAAAGATTGCAATGATGCCACAAGGGGAATGGATTGTCAATATGTTGCTTCAAGATCAACAAAAAGGTCTTACCAAGGTTAATTGGGACATTGCACCCATCCCGGTATTTAAGGACCAATCCTCTGGCATTACATGGGGACAATATCAATTCGTATCCATTCCAAAGTACTGTGCGCATCCAAAAGAAGCCTTTCAGTTCATTCAATTTTTATGTGGAGAAGAAGGTGCTAAGATTTACGCACAGCACGGGATCATTCACGCTTACTCCAATGATGAAATCAAAAGTCTCTATCTAAAAACAGTCGGTAAAAAAAATGCTTCCATCTTCTTTCAAACAAAGAAAGTGCAAGAACAACTTGCACTCTCCGGATATGATGATATTTTAGAATCCTTTAAATCCTGTGCCAAACAATATTTACTTGGTAAGAAGTCATTGGATCAAGTGATGAATGATTTTGATCGCATCCGTCGTAAAAGATTAAAAAGTAACTAA
- a CDS encoding acetyltransferase, GNAT family, potentially associated with YqeK has product MVEINGITYEFCDNIGQNTKRLKSFNELAKSTFGISFSSVGGDYEPHVLMQDDKVCANISVNKMPLVLDGKKIFAIQLGTVMTRKEYRGKGLSRYIMEHIIEKWKDHCDMVYLFANDSVLDFYPKFGFVEQKEYDYQVVIEETKDIPVRKLDMTKEADITLLWEKYKQGNPYSRFVMVENCDIMEFYCFGFLKDNVYYCEKADTVMVAEEDGDVLLLYDIFGSERITLTSIMKAMAAASDKKKIRLGFTPKESDGLVENVHKEEDTTLFVLKGGEGILKGQKIMFPMISHA; this is encoded by the coding sequence ATGGTGGAGATAAATGGAATTACTTACGAGTTCTGTGATAACATCGGACAGAATACAAAACGATTGAAGAGTTTTAATGAGTTAGCAAAAAGTACATTTGGCATTTCGTTTTCCAGTGTGGGAGGGGACTATGAACCACATGTTTTAATGCAGGATGACAAAGTCTGTGCGAACATTTCAGTAAATAAAATGCCATTAGTACTAGATGGAAAGAAAATATTTGCAATCCAGCTTGGAACGGTAATGACAAGAAAAGAATATCGGGGTAAAGGACTTAGTCGTTATATCATGGAGCACATCATAGAAAAGTGGAAGGATCACTGTGATATGGTCTATCTATTTGCAAATGATAGTGTGCTCGATTTTTATCCGAAGTTTGGATTTGTGGAGCAAAAAGAATATGATTATCAAGTGGTAATAGAGGAGACAAAAGATATCCCTGTTAGAAAACTTGATATGACAAAAGAGGCTGATATCACACTTCTTTGGGAGAAGTATAAGCAGGGGAATCCCTATTCTCGTTTTGTCATGGTTGAGAATTGTGATATTATGGAATTCTATTGTTTTGGTTTCTTAAAAGACAATGTCTATTATTGTGAAAAAGCAGATACAGTAATGGTTGCAGAAGAGGATGGAGATGTTCTCCTTCTTTATGATATCTTTGGCAGTGAAAGAATCACACTAACATCCATTATGAAAGCGATGGCAGCAGCGTCTGATAAGAAAAAGATTCGCCTTGGATTTACGCCTAAAGAGTCAGATGGATTAGTAGAAAACGTACATAAGGAAGAAGATACGACTCTCTTTGTTCTAAAAGGGGGAGAAGGAATCCTCAAGGGGCAGAAGATCATGTTTCCAATGATTTCACATGCATAA
- a CDS encoding acetyltransferase, producing the protein MIVEALIKELAVRGFTIKDNQPELIYPLYVSNEEYAKISKNYPVTFEYVIEEIQDIPPFTDAAHKHYFSIFNAEEELVAVLDIVDGYSYQDKHDKDSVWIGLFQIDKAFHRKKIGQYIIEAFINACKQNQRKVIQLGVIKENHAGLAFWKKQGFITFAEASNGTCDVFVMQQII; encoded by the coding sequence ATGATCGTAGAAGCGTTAATAAAAGAGTTAGCAGTTCGAGGATTTACAATCAAAGATAATCAACCGGAGCTTATTTATCCATTGTATGTATCCAATGAGGAGTATGCAAAGATATCTAAGAATTATCCGGTTACATTTGAGTATGTAATAGAGGAAATACAGGATATTCCACCATTTACAGATGCAGCGCATAAACATTATTTCAGTATCTTTAATGCAGAAGAGGAACTGGTTGCAGTCCTTGATATTGTAGATGGGTATAGTTATCAGGATAAGCATGATAAAGATTCCGTCTGGATTGGATTGTTCCAAATTGACAAAGCCTTTCATAGAAAGAAAATAGGGCAGTACATAATTGAAGCATTTATTAATGCATGTAAACAAAATCAAAGGAAAGTCATTCAGTTAGGTGTGATCAAAGAAAATCATGCAGGACTGGCATTTTGGAAGAAGCAAGGCTTTATAACATTTGCAGAAGCCAGCAATGGAACTTGCGATGTATTTGTAATGCAGCAGATAATATGA
- a CDS encoding N-acetyl-D-glucosamine ABC transport system, sugar-binding protein, whose amino-acid sequence MRIRKTIAMLVGILVVFSLAGCGKKEAGGNSAKKDGGVVTLNFYEHSDSKAIAQDLVDAYNKSQKKVKVKLSLIANDDYDDKIKVMLSGGSDIDCFWIRGGSQARQFAQQGALLPLDDMMKSENVDISKYGKMGNTFQHNGKNYGLCTSKSCWLLWYNKDLFDKAGEKYPINLTWDQYTALAKKLTKKGYYGGVCPNWTMNLGATAVGEYLTDKNLTKTMEYAKYQKAWYQDDKSSPSIEEQSGSFDLNAFFAEGKTYMMINGDWEFLTFPDAKPNFTWCAAPLPIFDGAEAESTVGSSGAFSVAAKSKHQKEAFDFIKFCCYSDEGATIYAKNSAVPAYPSDAALKEYKKKVKVPGAEYVFSAKVGLEQGLDANYEEINTAFKEELNDSLVGNCSLDQAFKKFKQRRDEINAK is encoded by the coding sequence ATGAGGATTAGAAAAACTATAGCAATGTTAGTGGGTATTTTAGTAGTATTCAGTCTTGCGGGATGTGGCAAGAAGGAAGCAGGAGGAAATTCAGCAAAGAAGGATGGAGGAGTTGTAACACTTAATTTCTATGAGCATTCCGATAGTAAGGCGATAGCTCAGGATTTAGTAGATGCGTATAACAAGTCTCAAAAGAAGGTTAAAGTTAAACTATCTCTCATCGCAAATGATGATTACGATGACAAGATCAAGGTTATGCTTTCCGGTGGTTCCGATATTGATTGTTTCTGGATCAGGGGTGGTTCGCAAGCAAGACAATTTGCACAACAGGGTGCATTACTTCCATTGGATGATATGATGAAATCTGAAAATGTTGACATCTCCAAATATGGAAAGATGGGAAATACTTTCCAGCATAATGGTAAGAATTATGGTCTTTGTACTTCCAAATCATGTTGGCTATTATGGTACAACAAAGACTTATTCGACAAAGCAGGAGAGAAATATCCAATCAATCTGACGTGGGATCAGTATACTGCGTTAGCTAAAAAGTTAACTAAGAAAGGTTACTATGGCGGTGTTTGTCCTAACTGGACAATGAATCTTGGTGCAACAGCAGTTGGTGAATATCTGACAGATAAGAATTTAACTAAAACCATGGAATATGCTAAATATCAGAAAGCATGGTACCAAGATGATAAGAGTTCTCCAAGTATTGAAGAACAATCCGGTTCTTTTGACTTAAATGCATTTTTCGCAGAAGGTAAAACTTACATGATGATCAATGGTGACTGGGAGTTCTTAACCTTCCCAGATGCAAAGCCAAACTTTACTTGGTGTGCAGCTCCATTGCCAATTTTTGATGGCGCAGAAGCAGAATCTACTGTCGGAAGTTCTGGCGCATTTAGTGTAGCTGCTAAGAGCAAACACCAAAAAGAAGCTTTTGACTTCATCAAGTTCTGCTGCTACAGCGATGAAGGTGCAACGATTTATGCTAAGAACTCAGCAGTACCTGCTTACCCATCTGATGCAGCTTTAAAAGAATACAAAAAGAAAGTTAAGGTACCTGGTGCAGAATATGTATTCTCAGCTAAAGTAGGATTAGAACAAGGATTAGATGCAAACTATGAAGAAATTAATACAGCATTCAAGGAGGAGTTAAATGATTCACTTGTAGGGAACTGCTCTTTGGATCAGGCATTTAAGAAATTTAAGCAAAGACGTGATGAGATCAATGCAAAATAG
- a CDS encoding putative membrane protein, translating into MEIILAVILGGLFGYALYFAGASNPRQLLSMLRLEDLSLMKIIVFAIGFASILLSISIGIGIFDLSHLSIKATNLGVIIGGLIFGLGFGSAGTCPGTCVAATGTDGIKKAIAAVLGGLTGAFAFSMTYGWWKNIGLFDQMNFGKITLFHLSDKFPSVFQFGAIGLFITGVIFVVIACMIPMRGRQ; encoded by the coding sequence ATGGAGATTATACTTGCAGTTATTTTAGGCGGTCTATTTGGCTATGCACTTTACTTTGCCGGAGCTTCGAATCCAAGACAACTATTATCCATGCTTCGTTTAGAGGATTTATCTTTAATGAAGATCATTGTATTTGCAATTGGATTTGCCAGTATTTTATTATCCATCTCAATTGGAATTGGAATCTTTGATCTGTCCCATCTTAGTATCAAGGCGACGAATCTTGGAGTGATCATCGGAGGCCTGATTTTTGGATTGGGATTTGGTTCTGCTGGAACTTGCCCTGGTACCTGCGTTGCAGCGACAGGAACCGATGGAATCAAGAAAGCAATTGCAGCAGTACTTGGTGGTCTTACAGGAGCGTTTGCTTTTTCCATGACCTATGGCTGGTGGAAGAACATTGGACTATTTGATCAGATGAATTTTGGAAAGATCACCTTATTTCATCTATCAGATAAGTTCCCTTCAGTATTTCAGTTTGGAGCAATTGGATTATTTATTACAGGCGTTATATTTGTGGTGATCGCATGCATGATTCCTATGAGAGGAAGACAATAA
- a CDS encoding putative two-component system response regulator yields the protein MEDVIRVLIAEDMEPIRKKYVKILSAARGIEVVGDVATGKEAVILAKETVPDVILMDIEMESKDAGLLASKELLEEFPEMKIIILTVYEEDELIYTAFQFGVCDYIVKNAKAEEMIKSIQNVYEGNAPLRPELATKILGEFKRVKSYESSFLYAVNIVSSLTGTEMEILQLLLQHKTRREICKIRCVEMSTVKTQIRNILQKFHKRSTEEVVMLIHSMNLNQFIDKQVKEKV from the coding sequence ATGGAGGATGTCATACGCGTATTGATCGCCGAAGACATGGAACCAATCCGCAAAAAGTATGTAAAGATATTATCAGCTGCCAGAGGAATTGAGGTAGTTGGGGATGTGGCAACGGGAAAAGAGGCAGTTATCTTAGCAAAGGAGACCGTGCCGGACGTTATTTTAATGGATATTGAAATGGAGAGTAAGGATGCAGGGCTGCTTGCCTCGAAGGAACTATTAGAAGAGTTTCCAGAAATGAAAATTATTATCTTAACGGTATATGAAGAAGATGAGCTTATTTATACTGCATTTCAGTTTGGGGTATGCGATTATATCGTAAAGAATGCTAAGGCCGAAGAGATGATCAAAAGTATTCAAAATGTATATGAAGGAAATGCACCATTGCGACCAGAGCTTGCAACGAAGATATTAGGCGAGTTTAAACGGGTAAAGTCTTATGAGAGCAGTTTTTTATATGCAGTTAATATTGTAAGTTCGTTAACGGGAACAGAGATGGAGATTTTACAATTATTACTGCAGCATAAGACGAGAAGAGAGATCTGTAAGATCCGCTGTGTGGAGATGTCGACCGTAAAGACACAGATCCGCAACATTCTTCAGAAATTTCATAAGCGTTCCACAGAGGAAGTTGTCATGTTGATCCATTCCATGAATTTGAATCAATTTATTGATAAGCAGGTGAAAGAGAAGGTATAA
- a CDS encoding periplasmic sensor signal transduction histidine kinase: MFVRIPKDFIIRLMNFSSLAVVYLGYLFSLSYEEKLSKHPYRCIKVVPALLLGIQLIIYDPFVQYKMYFMMYPDMLSIGQITEAMQMIHRVTVLINMGLILFSMFQLCLTYRKVYYLHFLRSYLVGEGICYILIMLSYMLICWFAPAFLVKISKIANYKMYLSIPLSDNQIIYTAFPYYLVITTLLCAFCIYEVSSVKKKMKMKTFTITKQIDAADTTSKVFCHYMKNELLAIESEIEMLEVTEENKEDIKDVIDRCNNLYQRLDVIHRSTKRSELNLVETDMKIFTEGMIRRMKGDFHQVNLQTEIEEAIPNVMIDPNYLEQAINNIIENAIDSMEKLPKENRNLTIGLSSIGSWIVLKIQDSGVGISRKNMKNIFTPLYSSKPIKNHWGIGLALTHRIIMAHDGKIEVESEVNVGTTFRILLPNLNQYVS, encoded by the coding sequence ATGTTCGTAAGAATACCAAAGGATTTTATTATCCGTCTGATGAACTTCTCTTCCTTAGCAGTTGTTTATCTGGGATATTTATTTTCTCTTTCCTATGAAGAAAAATTATCAAAGCATCCATATCGCTGTATTAAAGTTGTTCCAGCTTTATTATTGGGGATACAGCTTATTATTTATGATCCTTTTGTGCAGTACAAGATGTATTTTATGATGTACCCCGATATGTTATCCATCGGGCAGATCACAGAAGCAATGCAAATGATACATAGAGTCACGGTACTGATCAATATGGGATTGATCCTATTTAGTATGTTTCAATTGTGTCTGACTTACCGGAAAGTATATTATCTTCACTTTCTAAGGAGTTATCTGGTGGGCGAAGGGATCTGTTATATTCTGATCATGTTATCCTATATGCTAATCTGCTGGTTTGCACCGGCATTTTTAGTGAAGATATCAAAGATCGCCAATTATAAAATGTATTTATCGATCCCTCTTAGTGATAATCAGATCATTTATACCGCATTCCCTTATTACTTAGTTATAACAACGCTTCTTTGTGCATTTTGCATCTATGAAGTCAGCAGTGTAAAGAAAAAAATGAAGATGAAGACCTTTACCATAACCAAGCAGATTGATGCAGCAGATACGACATCAAAAGTATTCTGCCATTACATGAAGAATGAGTTGTTAGCCATTGAATCCGAGATTGAGATGTTAGAAGTTACGGAGGAGAATAAAGAAGATATTAAAGATGTGATCGATCGTTGTAATAACCTATATCAAAGGCTAGATGTCATTCATCGAAGTACGAAACGATCGGAACTAAATTTGGTGGAGACTGATATGAAGATCTTTACAGAAGGGATGATCCGAAGAATGAAAGGTGATTTCCATCAGGTGAATCTACAGACTGAGATTGAAGAAGCAATTCCTAATGTCATGATCGATCCTAATTATTTAGAGCAGGCAATCAACAATATTATCGAGAATGCCATTGATTCTATGGAGAAACTTCCAAAGGAAAATAGGAATTTAACGATAGGTCTTTCTTCAATTGGTAGCTGGATCGTGTTAAAAATTCAGGATTCTGGGGTTGGGATTTCTAGGAAAAATATGAAGAATATTTTTACACCATTATATTCGAGCAAGCCGATTAAAAATCATTGGGGGATTGGACTCGCGCTGACGCATCGAATTATTATGGCTCATGATGGGAAGATCGAAGTAGAAAGTGAAGTAAATGTAGGAACAACATTTCGAATTCTTCTGCCAAATTTGAATCAATATGTTTCTTAA
- a CDS encoding N-acetyl-D-glucosamine ABC transport system, permease protein 2, with translation MSKRKIVSKKKRERRTKIIIFIVCLIVAAVMLIPFIWMVSASFKAKTEIFTRPIAWIPKVFRTVNYTNVFQKIPFFIYFLNTAKITICVTILQLITCSMAAYAFAKLHFPGRDKLFLGYLATMMVPWHAIMIPQFMVVQKLGLYDNHLSLILIGAFSAFGVFIMRQNMLTIPDSLCEAAKIDGCGPFKIYLKIALPLSKTGLATLTALTFTNVWNDYMGPMIYLDTDTLKTLQLGLATFKREFDTDYGAIMAGTVISLIPVVIVYAFAQKYIVEGVASTGIKG, from the coding sequence ATGAGTAAGCGTAAGATAGTTTCTAAGAAAAAGAGAGAGCGTAGAACAAAGATCATTATTTTTATTGTCTGTCTGATCGTGGCTGCAGTTATGTTAATTCCATTCATATGGATGGTAAGTGCATCATTTAAAGCAAAGACAGAGATATTTACAAGACCGATCGCGTGGATCCCAAAGGTATTCCGGACGGTGAACTATACCAATGTATTTCAAAAGATTCCATTTTTTATTTACTTCTTAAATACAGCTAAGATTACGATCTGTGTTACCATTTTGCAGCTGATCACTTGTTCCATGGCAGCGTATGCATTTGCAAAACTGCATTTTCCAGGACGTGATAAATTATTCTTAGGTTACTTAGCAACGATGATGGTACCATGGCATGCGATCATGATTCCACAGTTTATGGTAGTACAGAAACTGGGCTTGTATGATAATCATTTATCGCTGATCTTGATCGGTGCATTTAGTGCATTTGGTGTATTTATTATGAGACAGAATATGCTCACGATTCCAGATAGTTTATGTGAAGCAGCGAAGATAGATGGATGCGGACCATTTAAGATTTATCTAAAGATCGCACTTCCATTGAGTAAGACAGGGTTAGCAACCTTAACCGCTTTGACCTTTACAAATGTGTGGAACGATTATATGGGACCTATGATCTACTTAGATACGGATACCTTAAAGACATTACAGTTAGGACTTGCAACCTTCAAACGAGAATTTGATACTGATTATGGTGCAATCATGGCTGGTACGGTTATTTCACTGATCCCGGTTGTTATCGTTTATGCATTTGCACAGAAGTATATTGTTGAAGGGGTCGCCTCTACAGGTATCAAAGGTTAA
- a CDS encoding N-acetyl-D-glucosamine ABC transport system, permease protein 1, which produces MTQITKKKRSTKLNRREWAAGYLFLLPNLIGFFIFTAIPVVMGFIVSLTDYTGFGDYHFIGFSNYIKMFQDSSFIIALKNNLFYTFTSVPLTILFALLLALMLNRKLYFGDAFKTVYFFPNLTSMVAVGCVWLQLFEEKNGPVNQMLSAFGMDNPPKWFWGAATAMISIVIVVVWKQAGYYMIMFLGGLKNIPTHLYESAKIDGATPMEAFRYITWPMLSPTTFMVTILTFIGSFQVFDIINVTTEGGPGRATTVLVMRVYQEAFRYGRMGYASAIGYFLFLIVFLITLVQWKTQKKWVNDDQ; this is translated from the coding sequence ATGACACAGATTACAAAAAAGAAAAGAAGTACAAAGTTGAACCGAAGAGAGTGGGCAGCGGGTTATCTATTTTTACTGCCGAATCTTATAGGTTTTTTTATTTTTACCGCAATACCGGTTGTCATGGGCTTTATTGTCAGCCTGACAGATTATACGGGTTTTGGTGATTATCATTTTATCGGATTTTCAAATTACATAAAGATGTTTCAAGATAGCAGTTTCATTATTGCATTAAAAAATAACTTATTTTATACCTTTACCAGCGTGCCACTTACGATTTTATTCGCATTATTATTGGCCTTGATGTTAAATCGTAAATTATATTTCGGTGATGCATTTAAGACAGTTTATTTTTTCCCAAACTTGACTTCTATGGTAGCAGTCGGATGTGTTTGGCTTCAATTATTTGAAGAGAAAAATGGACCGGTAAATCAAATGCTTTCAGCTTTTGGAATGGACAATCCTCCAAAATGGTTCTGGGGAGCTGCAACAGCAATGATCTCCATTGTAATCGTAGTCGTTTGGAAGCAAGCCGGTTACTACATGATCATGTTCTTAGGTGGATTAAAAAATATTCCGACACATTTATATGAGTCGGCTAAAATAGATGGTGCAACGCCGATGGAAGCATTTCGTTATATCACTTGGCCAATGCTTTCACCAACAACATTCATGGTCACGATCCTTACCTTCATCGGTTCGTTCCAAGTCTTTGATATCATCAATGTTACGACAGAAGGTGGCCCCGGCAGAGCAACAACTGTACTTGTTATGAGAGTATATCAAGAAGCATTCCGTTATGGTCGTATGGGATACGCTTCTGCCATCGGTTATTTCTTATTCTTGATCGTCTTCTTGATCACATTAGTTCAATGGAAGACGCAGAAGAAGTGGGTTAATGATGATCAATAA